The DNA region CTGGTAACGTATTTCAAAATAAAGCCCATTGCTGGACTGGCCACCACTGTTGCCAACTCGCGCGATGGTATCACCTGCGCTGACCAATTCACCGGCTTTTTTCAGCAATTCCTGGTTATGGGCATAGAGGCTCATATAGCCCTCGCCATGGTCGACAATAATCAGCAGCCCATGCCCGCCAAAATAATCGGCAAAAACCACCCGGCCATGATGTACCGCAACCACTGAATTACCGGCAGGCGCACTGATATAGGCGCCGCTCCAGTTGATCTGTCCGGCAATACGCGCACTGCCGAAACGATGGATCATACTGCCTTGTGTCGGCCAGGGCATACGTCCCTTGCGCTTGCTGAAGCGCTCGCCACCCGGCGGCAGGGGCACATAGGCGGGCGACTGGGCCGCGCCTGCCACACGCTTGGCGACCTGGTTCATCAAGGCCTGCAGGCGATTGCGATCCTGCACTGCCTGGCGCAGGGCTTCCTGTTTATCCTTGAGGCTGTGGTTAACTTTGGCCAGCGCTGACTGGCGCTGGCCATGCAGCTTTTTTAGCTGGTTACGCTGCCTATCCAGTTGCTCCTGTAATCCGCGCAACTCGTCTGTGCGCTGGACAATAGCCGGGGTCAGGTTATCGATCTGTGCAATGGTTTCCCGGTAGCCGGCCAATTTCTGGTTATGTGCTGCCATGAAATAACTGTGGTATTTCATGATGCGCGCAAAATCACCGGGCGACTCCTGGTTGAACAACACCTTGAGTTCACTTTGTTGGCCCAGGCGGTGGCTGGCGCGCACCTGCTCGGTCAGTTGCGCCAGCTGCGCTTGCTGCTGGCGCTCCAGTGCAGCGCGCTCATGTTCCAGTTTGTTGAGTTCCTGTTGCTGCTGCTTCAATTCCTGATTGATCTTATCCGCCTTTTTTTGCAGCTCGTTAATGTCCTTTTCGGACTTCTCGACTTCTTTCTGCAATTCAGTGCGGGTTCCCTGGACCGATTTCAACTCTTTCTGCAACGCCTCTATATCGCGCTGCAATTTGGCCATTTCCTCCTGATTGGCAAATACCGGCACGGTCGCCAGCAACAGGGCAAAGGCAACCAGGGCTGTAGCACAGGGTGAAAGAAATCGGCGGGAAAGGCTGCTGGTCATGAGCAATTCAAATCCGTGGCTTGTCTTGCGGCTGATCGATGATAACGCCTGGTGGAAAAACAAAACCCGGATTGCGCGGCAATCCGGGTTGGTTCAGTAGGCTTTAACCTTCGAGGGTGATGAGGTTGCGGCCAGTCATCTCTTTCGGTTGTGGCAAGTCCATCAAGGCCAGTATGGTCGGCGCCACATCCGCCAGCGAACCGCCGGAAGCCAGTTTTCCCTTGCGGCTGCTAACAAAAATAAACGGAACCGGCAGGGTCGAGTGCTGGGTGTGGGGCTGGCCGGTTTCCTCGTCAAACATTTCCTCCACGTTGCCGTGGTCAGCGGTAATCAGGGCTTCGCCGTCCACTTTTTTCACTGCAGCCAATACCCGGCCCAAGGCAACGTCTACCGCTTCCACCGCTTTAACCGCGGCATCAAACAGACCGGAATGGCCCACCATATCGCAGTTGGCATAGTTACAGATAATGGCGTCGTACTTGCCCGACTCTATGGCCTCAACCAGTTTATCGGTCACTTCCGGCGCACTCATTTCCGGTTGCAGATCATAGGTGGCAACCTTGGGTGAAGGCACCAGGATGCGGTCTTCACCGGGGTATACCACTTCATTACCGCCGTTGAAGAAAAAGGTCACGTGGGCGTATTTTTCCGTTTCGGCAATACGCAGCTGGGTTTTTCCCAGGCCGGCAATATATTCGCCAAAGGAATTGCTCAGATCCTCGGGAGGGAAGGCGATAGGGGCTTTAATGTCCGATGCATATTCGGTGGTCTGTACGAAATGGGCGATGGCCGGATGCGTCTCACCGCGAT from Cellvibrio japonicus Ueda107 includes:
- a CDS encoding murein hydrolase activator EnvC family protein yields the protein MTSSLSRRFLSPCATALVAFALLLATVPVFANQEEMAKLQRDIEALQKELKSVQGTRTELQKEVEKSEKDINELQKKADKINQELKQQQQELNKLEHERAALERQQQAQLAQLTEQVRASHRLGQQSELKVLFNQESPGDFARIMKYHSYFMAAHNQKLAGYRETIAQIDNLTPAIVQRTDELRGLQEQLDRQRNQLKKLHGQRQSALAKVNHSLKDKQEALRQAVQDRNRLQALMNQVAKRVAGAAQSPAYVPLPPGGERFSKRKGRMPWPTQGSMIHRFGSARIAGQINWSGAYISAPAGNSVVAVHHGRVVFADYFGGHGLLIIVDHGEGYMSLYAHNQELLKKAGELVSAGDTIARVGNSGGQSSNGLYFEIRYQGKPIDPGAWLARG